One genomic window of Candidatus Binatia bacterium includes the following:
- a CDS encoding CBS domain-containing protein, with translation MHDDIVLEEESIADERAAEAIRLGTALLREPIRALATLKPAIAVPPTVSVRDAITHMKKAGVGCVLIEEGDRLIGIFTERDVLTKVAGTTVDVDRTEVRELMTPDPECLRQDDRAAYALNRMTVGGFRHIPLVDKSGRPVGVVSMRNVVEYFVDVFGQEVLNLPPQPDSKYRDREGA, from the coding sequence ATGCACGACGATATCGTCCTCGAAGAAGAAAGCATTGCCGATGAACGCGCCGCCGAGGCCATTCGTCTGGGGACCGCGCTGTTGAGGGAACCGATTCGCGCCCTGGCAACCCTTAAGCCCGCAATCGCCGTACCGCCGACCGTCAGTGTGCGCGATGCCATCACCCACATGAAGAAGGCGGGTGTTGGCTGCGTCCTGATCGAAGAAGGCGACCGCCTGATCGGGATCTTCACGGAACGGGACGTCCTCACGAAAGTGGCCGGCACCACAGTCGACGTCGACCGCACCGAGGTTCGCGAACTGATGACGCCGGACCCGGAATGCCTGCGCCAGGACGACCGGGCCGCCTACGCGCTGAACCGGATGACCGTCGGCGGCTTTCGGCACATTCCGCTGGTCGACAAGAGCGGTCGGCCGGTGGGTGTGGTGTCGATGCGCAACGTGGTCGAGTACTTCGTCGACGTGTTCGGTCAGGAGGTGCTCAACCTGCCTCCGCAGCCCGATTCCAAGTATCGCGACCGCGAAGGAGCGTGA
- a CDS encoding DUF1800 domain-containing protein produces MGDQNTPLTISTARHLLRRTGFGADPKRVADLENVTRGAAVDEILDFEPTRFRPGGRDIEDVHNNWIKYMVRVRHPLQEKLVLFWHDHFATSDQTVADPLLMRNQNRLFRRNCKGNFKTLVRSVNLDPAMMQFLDTVRNRKEQPNENYARELQELFTLGVLDLNGNPNYAQEDIVQIARAFSGWDYDRNSLEPWFRSSRHDYEADYPARGPKVIYTTFGQFGAGGSAFDANGEGEAEIDTVIDIIFEHRDSSNQNTVARHIARKLIEYFAHPSPSTAFVDAVIADSDFDTNFEIQPLLRAIFVHDDFYLSAATPGLGTKKSFKWPVDYVVGTLRQLKMKLKSKYQYLAGGEYDNVRDHLSDMGQVLLEPPSVFGWDWEEAWASSQAMLARFVFARDIGMARESGSAALRPLKLIDRSLTDPAQIVDAVTELLGVKDDLSTAARQALIDYLGPGPIQWTDDAPNGWDTRNEKIHGLFTLVLQSPYYQLH; encoded by the coding sequence ATGGGTGACCAGAACACCCCGTTGACCATCTCCACCGCCAGGCATCTCTTGCGTCGCACCGGTTTCGGCGCCGATCCGAAGCGGGTAGCGGACCTCGAGAACGTCACCCGCGGTGCCGCGGTCGACGAGATCCTCGATTTCGAACCGACCCGGTTTCGTCCCGGGGGCCGCGACATCGAGGACGTACACAACAACTGGATCAAGTACATGGTGCGGGTCAGGCACCCCCTGCAGGAGAAGCTGGTGCTTTTCTGGCACGATCATTTCGCCACCAGCGATCAGACGGTGGCCGACCCGCTTCTGATGCGCAACCAGAACCGCCTGTTTCGCAGGAACTGCAAGGGGAACTTCAAGACGCTGGTGCGGTCCGTCAACCTCGATCCGGCGATGATGCAGTTCCTCGACACCGTGCGCAACCGCAAGGAGCAACCGAACGAGAACTACGCCCGCGAATTGCAGGAGCTTTTTACCCTGGGCGTACTCGATCTCAACGGCAACCCCAACTATGCCCAGGAAGACATCGTGCAGATCGCGCGAGCGTTCAGCGGTTGGGACTACGACCGAAACAGCCTGGAACCGTGGTTTCGCTCTTCGCGGCATGACTACGAGGCCGACTACCCCGCCCGCGGGCCAAAGGTCATTTACACCACGTTCGGTCAGTTCGGCGCCGGGGGCAGCGCCTTCGACGCCAATGGCGAAGGGGAGGCCGAGATCGACACGGTGATCGACATCATCTTCGAACACCGCGACAGCAGCAATCAGAACACGGTCGCTCGTCACATCGCTCGGAAACTGATCGAGTACTTCGCTCATCCGAGCCCGAGCACCGCCTTCGTGGATGCGGTCATCGCGGACTCCGACTTCGACACGAACTTCGAGATCCAGCCGCTGCTGAGGGCCATCTTCGTGCACGACGACTTCTATCTCTCGGCCGCCACGCCGGGGCTGGGCACCAAGAAGTCGTTCAAGTGGCCCGTCGATTACGTCGTCGGCACGCTTCGCCAGCTCAAGATGAAGCTCAAGAGCAAGTACCAGTACCTGGCCGGCGGCGAGTACGACAACGTGCGCGACCACCTGAGCGACATGGGACAGGTGCTGCTCGAACCGCCCAGTGTTTTCGGGTGGGACTGGGAAGAGGCCTGGGCCAGCAGCCAGGCGATGCTGGCGAGGTTTGTCTTCGCCCGCGATATCGGCATGGCCCGCGAGAGCGGTTCAGCCGCGCTGCGGCCGCTGAAGCTGATCGACCGGTCCCTGACCGATCCCGCTCAGATCGTCGATGCGGTTACCGAGCTTCTCGGCGTCAAGGACGACCTGTCCACGGCGGCTCGTCAGGCATTGATCGACTACCTTGGGCCCGGTCCGATCCAGTGGACGGACGACGCACCGAATGGCTGGGACACCCGCAACGAGAAGATCCACGGGCTGTTCACGCTGGTCCTGCAGTCGCCGTACTACCAACTGCACTGA